In Pleuronectes platessa chromosome 5, fPlePla1.1, whole genome shotgun sequence, a single genomic region encodes these proteins:
- the ompa gene encoding olfactory marker protein a: protein MMRLRVSSLQRSGQKRQDGERLLLPHEAVYRLDFNIQGLNFSRWCFSLSGHGRVTITGISQNWTPDLTHLMTRQLLEPIGTFWRNADDPEDSAIKCLEADMQEFCERIAELAKVRKVMYFLFAFKDGAEAANLSCSLEFTPEI, encoded by the coding sequence ATGATGCGTCTTCGCGTGTCCTCGCTGCAGCGCTCGGGGCAGAAGCGTCAGGACGGCGAGCGCCTGCTTCTTCCCCACGAAGCCGTGTATCGTCTGGACTTCAACATCCAGGGGCTGAACTTCTCCCGCTGGTGTTTCTCCCTCTCCGGCCACGGCCGTGTCACCATCACTGGTATTTCCCAGAACTGGACCCCCGACCTCACCCACCTGATGACCCGGCAGCTCCTGGAGCCCATCGGGACCTTCTGGCGAAACGCCGACGACCCCGAGGACTCGGCGATCAAGTGCCTGGAGGCGGACATGCAGGAGTTCTGCGAGAGGATCGCTGAGCTGGCCAAGGTCAGGAAGGTCATGTACTTCCTGTTTGCTTTCAAGGACGGAGCCGAGGCCGCGAACCTCAGCTGCTCGCTGGAGTTCACACCAGAAATATGA